A genome region from Panicum virgatum strain AP13 chromosome 4K, P.virgatum_v5, whole genome shotgun sequence includes the following:
- the LOC120704521 gene encoding transcription factor BHLH3-like, which translates to MELDEQAFLEEILSLRRDAWDCNAMGDFFSPAAAMDCSFQDRHQPPPTVSVLPTFTASYDQPQPQPHPGFDCLSEVYGAAAAFGGPNAGDYGAEMGFLDVIEPKAPLGEGGLGVCKVEPGLAEGGGAFGAGAAPPAPASKKKRVEGMPSKNLMAERRRRKRLNDRLSMLRSVVPKISKMDRTSILGDTIDYMKELLERIKLLQEEIDEQQQETPGVLSVFRELNPNEMVARNTPKFDVERKESGETRVEIYCAAKPGLLLSTVSTLENLGLDIQQCVVSCFNDFGMHASCSEMQRERISADALKQELFKNAGYGGGCL; encoded by the exons ATGGAGCTGGACGAGCAGGCCTTCCTGGAGGAGATCCTCTCCCTGCGGAGGGATGCCTGGGACTGCAATGCCATGGGCGACTTCttctccccggcggccgccatggACTGCTCCTTCCAGGACCGccaccagccgccgcccaccgtcAGCGTCCTCCCCACCTTCACGGCCTCCTACGACCAGCCGCAGCCTCAGCCGCACCCCGGGTTCGACTGCCTCAGCGAGGtctacggcgccgccgccgcgttcggGGGGCCCAATGCCGGCGACTACGGCGCCGAGATGGGGTTTCTTGACGTCATCGAGCCCAAGGCGCCGCTGGGGGAGGGCGGCCTCGGGGTCTGCAAGGTGGAGCCCGGCctcgcggagggcggcggcgcgttcggcgccggcgccgcgccgccggccccggcgtCCAAGAAGAAGCGGGTGGAGGGCATGCCGTCCAAGAACCTGatggccgagcgccgccgccgcaagcgccTCAACGACCGCCTCTCCATGCTGCGCTCCGTCGTGCCCAAGATCAGCAAG ATGGACAGGACATCGATCCTGGGCGACACGATCGACTACATGAAGGAACTGCTGGAGAGGATCAAGCTGCTGCAGGAGGAGAtcgacgagcagcagcaggagacgCCGGGCGTGCTGAGCGTGTTCCGGGAGCTCAACCCCAACGAGATGGTGGCCAGGAACACCCCCAAGTTCGACGTGGAGCGCAAGGAGAGCGGCGAGACCCGGGTGGAGATCTACTGTGCCGCCAAGCCCGGGCTGCTGCTGTCGACGGTAAGCACCCTGGAGAACCTGGGCCTCGACATCCAGCAGTGCGTCGTCAGCTGCTTCAACGACTTCGGCATGCACGCCTCCTGCTCTGAG ATGCAGAGGGAGAGGATCAGCGCGGACGCGTTAAAGCAGGAGCTGTTCAAGAACGCCGGCTACGGCGGAGGCTGCTTGTAG